The following proteins come from a genomic window of Proteinivorax hydrogeniformans:
- a CDS encoding 5'-methylthioadenosine/adenosylhomocysteine nucleosidase, with amino-acid sequence MLAVMGAMEEEIALFREAMDDVKKNQKAGLTFYQGKIDGKKIILVHCGIGKVNAAICTQILIDDYGVDNIIFTGVAGALAASLDVLDVVVSTDCIQHDLNVHAFGYEPGTVPRLNKKEFAADDALVQLALESGKNIEGFPQIIQGRILSGDEFIADKDRALNLADEFNGHCVEMEGAAVAQACYLNNIPFVIIRAMSDKADGTADVDFPKFVQKAANNSLALVREMLKNL; translated from the coding sequence ATGTTAGCAGTTATGGGAGCAATGGAAGAGGAAATAGCTCTATTTAGAGAGGCTATGGATGATGTAAAAAAAAATCAAAAGGCTGGACTAACCTTTTATCAAGGCAAGATAGATGGCAAAAAGATAATTTTAGTACACTGTGGAATTGGTAAAGTAAATGCTGCTATTTGTACACAGATTTTGATAGACGATTATGGTGTGGATAACATCATTTTTACGGGTGTAGCAGGAGCTTTAGCGGCTAGTTTGGATGTTTTAGACGTAGTTGTGTCCACAGACTGTATACAACACGACCTTAATGTTCACGCCTTTGGTTATGAGCCAGGGACAGTTCCCAGACTTAACAAAAAAGAGTTTGCCGCCGATGATGCCTTAGTACAATTGGCGTTAGAAAGTGGTAAAAATATTGAAGGTTTTCCACAGATAATACAGGGAAGAATCTTATCAGGGGATGAGTTTATCGCCGACAAAGACAGAGCGCTGAACCTAGCCGATGAATTTAACGGACACTGCGTAGAAATGGAAGGAGCAGCGGTGGCACAAGCTTGTTACCTAAATAATATTCCCTTTGTAATAATAAGGGCTATGTCAGACAAAGCCGACGGCACAGCCGATGTTGATTTTCCAAAGTTTGTACAAAAGGCAGCAAACAACTCGCTAGCTTTAGTAAGAGAAATGCTAAAAAACTTATAA
- a CDS encoding VanZ family protein, protein MLIGVLGLTIFIVIDVVRNKSKNIIGRLVFYNFLIYLLKVFEVTTGNIHIPPRQGLGGGVDIQLIPFRFIADWYQLYVHRGADWFFWNSVRLSLYNVILLLPLGIYLPALFNVRNIKRVTIWVMLTSLTIEIYQAIFSYYGLVFMRTSNIDDIILNTLGGVIGFGFYKIALSKWIHKFIAG, encoded by the coding sequence TTGCTGATAGGAGTTTTAGGTTTAACTATCTTTATCGTAATTGACGTTGTAAGAAACAAATCAAAAAATATCATTGGTAGACTGGTGTTTTACAACTTTCTCATATACTTGTTAAAGGTGTTTGAGGTTACAACAGGAAATATACATATACCCCCAAGACAAGGGTTAGGAGGGGGAGTGGATATTCAGCTAATACCGTTTCGATTTATAGCAGACTGGTATCAGTTATACGTGCATAGAGGAGCAGATTGGTTTTTTTGGAACTCTGTGAGGCTTTCCCTTTATAATGTCATACTATTACTGCCGTTAGGGATTTATCTACCTGCTCTATTTAATGTAAGGAATATAAAAAGAGTTACTATCTGGGTAATGCTTACATCATTAACCATAGAAATTTACCAAGCAATCTTTTCTTACTATGGACTTGTATTCATGCGTACATCTAATATCGATGATATTATTTTAAACACATTAGGTGGGGTTATAGGGTTTGGTTTTTACAAAATAGCGTTAAGTAAATGGATACATAAGTTTATCGCAGGTTAA
- a CDS encoding ABC transporter ATP-binding protein: MEILRTENLTKTYVTGQEKVEALKDVNISIKKGEFVAVVGPSGSGKSTLLHLLGGLDRPTKGKVFVDGTDIYSMKEEKLAIFRRRQVGFIFQFYNLVPVLTAEENLTLPLMLDGKKVDKAYLKEVVGLLGLNDRTKHFPSQLSGGQQQRTSIGRALIYKPAVVLADEPTGNLDSQSSKEVIDLLRLSVARYQQTLIMITHDISIAEQADRIIRIDDGRVVKDEVIR, translated from the coding sequence ATGGAAATTTTACGTACTGAAAATCTAACAAAGACATACGTAACAGGTCAAGAAAAGGTAGAGGCGTTAAAGGATGTTAATATCTCCATAAAAAAAGGGGAGTTTGTAGCCGTTGTGGGGCCATCAGGTTCTGGAAAAAGTACCCTCCTTCATCTTTTAGGAGGCTTAGATAGGCCTACAAAGGGGAAGGTGTTTGTAGACGGGACAGATATCTATTCCATGAAGGAAGAAAAGCTAGCTATATTTAGGCGCAGACAAGTAGGGTTTATATTCCAGTTTTATAATTTAGTGCCGGTGCTTACAGCTGAAGAAAATCTAACCCTTCCACTTATGTTAGATGGGAAAAAGGTGGATAAAGCCTATCTTAAAGAAGTAGTGGGGCTGTTAGGGCTAAATGATAGAACAAAACATTTTCCTTCTCAACTGTCCGGGGGCCAGCAGCAGCGAACTTCTATAGGTAGAGCACTTATATACAAGCCAGCGGTGGTATTAGCCGATGAACCTACCGGTAACCTAGACAGTCAATCAAGTAAGGAGGTTATAGATCTTCTTAGGCTGTCTGTGGCTAGATACCAGCAAACCTTAATAATGATAACCCATGATATATCTATCGCAGAGCAGGCAGACAGAATAATTCGTATAGATGATGGTAGGGTGGTTAAAGACGAGGTGATTAGATAA
- a CDS encoding HAMP domain-containing sensor histidine kinase produces the protein MLALLENEEVRKFIKWVLIIFLLLTVLMVVAFNYALESLHRQTVENNIAIMGYIADQHPELEKELVPLFTRGPSEEIRELGEDVAKKYGYTQDLPLAANETFSNYKSIQLNLVLALALISLALFLTAALWFLNKLYRKIRSYANHVENIVEGDLIPIPCEEVEGDIAKLSHGFNKMVKTLSAAQKRQWKEKLLHKNIISDISHQLKTPLSSIKVFNELSMDVECEDAETKVFAVKIEQQVERMEWLVRNLLIMARLETKSLEFKREIKDITKTVTIAMEPLKELWQKKDIKINTDFEDDIYMSHDEKWLAEAVSNIIKNAIEHTPNSGKIAIQTSQSPIAVKIEVKDNGAGITNKDKPHIFERFYKGKYNTQKNSTGIGLSLAKGIVENHQGVINVTTKEGEGSMFTITLFKDKSI, from the coding sequence ATGTTAGCGTTGCTGGAAAATGAGGAAGTGAGAAAGTTTATAAAGTGGGTTTTGATTATTTTTTTGCTGCTTACGGTATTAATGGTAGTGGCTTTTAATTATGCCCTTGAAAGTTTACACAGGCAAACTGTGGAAAATAACATAGCTATCATGGGGTATATTGCAGACCAGCACCCCGAGCTAGAAAAGGAGCTAGTGCCTCTCTTTACCAGAGGTCCTTCTGAAGAGATTAGAGAATTGGGGGAAGATGTAGCTAAAAAGTATGGTTATACACAAGATTTGCCACTTGCAGCTAATGAGACTTTTTCTAACTACAAAAGTATACAGCTAAACCTTGTACTAGCCTTAGCCTTAATATCATTAGCTCTGTTTTTGACTGCAGCCTTATGGTTTTTAAATAAGCTTTATCGTAAAATTCGCAGCTATGCTAACCATGTGGAAAACATTGTGGAAGGCGATCTTATTCCTATTCCTTGTGAGGAAGTAGAAGGAGATATAGCTAAATTAAGTCACGGCTTTAATAAAATGGTAAAAACATTGTCAGCAGCCCAAAAAAGACAGTGGAAAGAAAAGCTATTGCATAAAAACATAATTTCCGACATCTCTCACCAGCTAAAAACTCCCCTTTCTTCTATTAAAGTATTTAATGAGCTTTCAATGGATGTGGAGTGTGAAGATGCAGAAACTAAAGTGTTTGCCGTAAAAATTGAGCAGCAAGTTGAGAGGATGGAATGGCTTGTCAGAAATTTATTAATCATGGCAAGGCTTGAGACAAAGTCGTTAGAATTTAAACGTGAGATAAAAGACATTACCAAAACAGTTACTATAGCCATGGAGCCGTTAAAAGAATTATGGCAGAAAAAAGATATAAAAATTAACACTGATTTTGAAGATGATATCTATATGTCTCACGATGAAAAATGGCTCGCAGAGGCCGTTAGCAATATTATCAAAAACGCCATAGAACACACCCCTAATAGCGGCAAAATAGCTATACAAACAAGTCAATCACCAATAGCTGTAAAAATTGAGGTAAAAGATAACGGAGCAGGAATTACTAACAAAGACAAGCCTCACATTTTTGAGCGCTTTTATAAAGGAAAGTATAACACCCAAAAAAATAGCACCGGTATAGGCCTATCCCTTGCAAAAGGTATTGTAGAAAACCACCAAGGGGTTATAAATGTCACCACCAAAGAAGGTGAAGGCAGTATGTTCACGATTACCTTATTTAAGGATAAAAGCATTTAG
- a CDS encoding response regulator transcription factor: MSKVLVVEDDITLAEGIRYTLEREGFCVNIASNLAQARKEFAEGVYKLILLDVMLPDGSGYDLCKEIRQESSIPIIFLTACDEEVNVVLGLDMGGDDYIAKPFRVRELISRIKAVLRRRSEDKPTSYLKFNDIEVDLLKAQLLKDGQKVDLTPIEWKLITVFINNPNQVLTRSVILDKLWDQSGDFVDDNTLSVYIRRIRGKIEKDPSNPKLIQTIRGMGYKWNK; the protein is encoded by the coding sequence ATGAGTAAAGTACTTGTAGTTGAAGATGACATTACGCTGGCCGAGGGGATTCGGTATACTTTAGAGCGCGAGGGATTCTGTGTGAACATTGCTTCAAATCTTGCTCAGGCTCGCAAGGAATTTGCTGAAGGAGTTTATAAACTTATTTTACTAGATGTTATGCTTCCAGACGGAAGTGGATATGACCTTTGCAAAGAAATAAGGCAGGAGTCCTCTATCCCAATAATATTTTTAACAGCTTGTGACGAGGAGGTTAACGTGGTTTTAGGTTTAGATATGGGCGGGGATGACTATATTGCAAAACCATTTAGAGTCAGAGAACTAATATCACGGATTAAGGCTGTTCTTAGGAGAAGGTCTGAAGATAAACCCACCTCTTACTTAAAGTTTAACGATATTGAAGTCGACCTTCTAAAAGCACAATTATTAAAAGATGGTCAAAAAGTCGACTTAACCCCCATAGAATGGAAGCTAATTACTGTTTTTATCAACAATCCAAACCAGGTACTTACAAGGTCTGTTATTTTAGATAAACTATGGGATCAATCGGGAGACTTTGTAGATGACAATACTTTATCTGTTTACATAAGGCGTATTAGGGGGAAAATCGAAAAGGACCCTTCAAATCCTAAGCTTATTCAAACAATTAGAGGTATGGGGTATAAGTGGAATAAATAG
- a CDS encoding ABC transporter permease, with amino-acid sequence MKSITSLALRYLWQQKKRTGLTILGIIISVSMITSIGTILMSFRDTEIQRIKEEEGAHHVTFYGLDLDQYSFLKANSKLNKVAMEIPAGHGYIGAQYSNTADIPKDATTVNFIGYNGDFFELSRFKLTEGRGPEKKNEVALEEWLLHRHDLSVGDMVELPLGHIHRYEGDEGVWIDEFSLNKVKKFEIVGTVTRPHKGIAGVGVLPYDVALENQGERSPNAFFTVKSGLSVTDTTEEIAREINLEEGRPYYNRYLLLLKGQVVDDGAAREFAAIGSIVLFLVSLVTLATIAVIYNSFNISMLERVKQFGIMRSIGATPKQIRRIVYVEAAIQSVIAIPLGLMAGVLAMHTVFYLLSKDAYSTLGNFTVTTSPFVLLISAIVGFIAVIFSALIPAVNAGRKQPLEAIFYRPKLKKQKYKKRKGFILSKLFSWEISLAYKNLQRNKKRFIITAFSLSISVILFIVFSIFSHYALRIDSTRAYYTEDFELVNNETKVLYSDQDYTDILELTGVESAYPKMEYWAELIISPDDVSRQYEQQLNKPNGERLNDPIDGMDVRIIGYNKALFNLAEKELTAGSVNYSELKESAGVLLVQNNRIFTDTGLSIVPVTDYSVGDTVTIDLGEGEKFEYKVMGILDRAPIGNDFGTNGEPFVIMADEIYQDTVVEGYDGFYVNAEEGIDSTTHMALNDELTLITERVNGFVHDNLHLVRRDRQVMREISVFIYGFIVLISVIGALNIINTVSTNLLTRTKEFAMLRAVGMGPKSLINMIRYEAILSGVIGVIYGCIIGNLLGYWLYNLMSDIREVPWEFPWTPNIIVIIAAIVVSLLASRATVQRVKEMNIIDTLREE; translated from the coding sequence ATGAAATCTATTACCTCCTTAGCGTTAAGATATCTATGGCAGCAAAAAAAGCGCACCGGATTAACCATATTGGGAATTATTATTTCTGTGTCTATGATAACATCTATTGGTACTATATTAATGAGCTTTAGAGATACAGAGATACAGAGGATAAAAGAAGAGGAAGGCGCTCATCATGTCACTTTCTATGGTTTAGATTTAGACCAATACAGCTTTTTAAAAGCAAATAGCAAGCTAAATAAAGTGGCTATGGAAATACCAGCAGGGCATGGATACATTGGGGCCCAGTACAGTAATACAGCTGATATTCCAAAAGACGCTACAACAGTTAACTTTATTGGCTATAACGGTGATTTCTTTGAATTAAGCAGATTTAAACTAACTGAAGGCAGGGGACCAGAGAAAAAAAATGAGGTAGCTTTGGAAGAATGGCTGCTTCATAGACATGATTTATCGGTTGGGGATATGGTTGAACTTCCATTAGGTCACATACACCGTTATGAAGGTGATGAAGGCGTTTGGATCGATGAATTTTCCCTAAATAAAGTAAAAAAGTTTGAAATTGTGGGAACGGTGACTAGACCCCATAAAGGCATAGCAGGAGTTGGTGTATTGCCTTATGATGTGGCTTTAGAAAATCAAGGGGAAAGATCTCCTAATGCATTTTTTACCGTAAAGAGTGGTCTTTCTGTAACAGATACTACAGAGGAGATTGCAAGGGAGATAAACTTAGAAGAGGGGCGACCGTACTACAACAGGTATTTGCTTCTGCTTAAAGGTCAAGTGGTGGATGATGGCGCTGCCAGGGAGTTTGCAGCTATAGGGTCTATTGTATTATTTTTAGTTAGCTTAGTTACCCTTGCTACAATTGCAGTAATATATAACTCGTTTAACATTTCCATGTTAGAAAGGGTTAAACAGTTTGGGATAATGCGGTCTATAGGAGCTACGCCAAAGCAAATTAGAAGGATAGTGTATGTAGAAGCGGCGATACAAAGCGTTATAGCTATTCCTTTGGGGCTAATGGCAGGGGTTTTGGCTATGCATACAGTGTTTTACCTACTCTCTAAAGACGCGTACTCGACACTTGGAAACTTTACGGTAACTACATCCCCTTTCGTTCTTCTAATTAGTGCTATAGTGGGCTTTATTGCGGTAATATTTTCTGCGCTTATTCCAGCTGTTAATGCGGGAAGAAAGCAGCCTTTAGAAGCTATCTTTTATCGTCCTAAACTTAAAAAACAAAAATATAAAAAAAGAAAAGGGTTTATTTTGAGCAAACTTTTTTCTTGGGAAATTTCTCTAGCATATAAAAATTTACAAAGGAACAAAAAGCGATTTATTATAACCGCTTTTTCCTTAAGTATTAGTGTGATTTTATTTATAGTCTTTAGCATATTTAGCCACTATGCCCTCAGAATTGACAGCACTAGAGCATACTATACCGAAGACTTTGAGTTGGTAAATAACGAAACTAAGGTCCTTTATTCAGACCAGGACTATACAGACATACTTGAACTTACAGGTGTAGAAAGTGCTTACCCCAAAATGGAGTACTGGGCAGAGCTAATAATATCTCCTGATGATGTTAGCCGCCAATATGAGCAACAATTAAATAAGCCTAATGGTGAGCGACTTAATGACCCCATAGATGGCATGGATGTGCGCATTATAGGTTATAACAAGGCTTTATTCAATCTAGCTGAAAAAGAACTTACTGCAGGTAGTGTAAACTACAGTGAGTTAAAAGAAAGTGCAGGAGTGCTGTTAGTACAAAACAACAGAATATTCACAGACACAGGACTTAGTATTGTGCCTGTTACAGATTACTCTGTCGGTGATACTGTAACTATTGATTTAGGTGAGGGAGAGAAGTTTGAATATAAGGTAATGGGGATCTTAGATAGAGCTCCCATAGGAAATGACTTTGGGACAAACGGAGAGCCCTTTGTGATAATGGCAGATGAGATTTATCAGGATACGGTGGTAGAAGGGTATGATGGATTTTATGTAAATGCCGAAGAAGGTATAGATAGCACCACTCACATGGCACTTAATGATGAGTTAACCTTAATAACAGAACGGGTAAATGGCTTTGTGCATGATAATCTACACTTAGTGCGTAGAGATAGGCAGGTAATGCGAGAGATTTCTGTTTTCATATACGGATTTATCGTGCTAATTAGCGTTATCGGAGCGCTAAATATAATAAACACAGTCAGCACCAATCTTCTTACGCGAACTAAGGAATTCGCCATGCTGCGAGCTGTAGGTATGGGACCTAAAAGCTTAATAAACATGATACGGTATGAAGCAATTTTAAGCGGAGTTATAGGGGTTATATATGGGTGTATAATCGGAAATCTGTTAGGATATTGGCTATATAACTTGATGAGTGATATAAGGGAAGTTCCTTGGGAGTTTCCATGGACTCCAAACATCATTGTAATAATAGCGGCCATAGTGGTATCACTGTTAGCTTCCAGAGCTACAGTGCAAAGGGTAAAAGAGATGAATATAATAGATACACTTAGGGAAGAATAG
- a CDS encoding ABC transporter ATP-binding protein: MEILRTENLTKTYVTGQEKVEALKDVNISIKKGEFVAVVGPSGSGKSTLLHLLGGLDKPTEGKVFVDGTDIYSMKEEKLAIFRRRQVGFIFQFYNLVPVLTAEENITLPLMLDGKKVDKAYLKEVVGLLGLNDRTNHFPSQLSGGQQQRTSIGRALIYKPSVVLADEPTGNLDSQSSKEVIDLLRLSVARYQQTLIMITHELSIAEQADRVIRIDDGRVVKDEVIR, translated from the coding sequence ATGGAAATTTTACGTACTGAAAATCTAACAAAGACATACGTAACAGGTCAAGAAAAGGTAGAGGCGTTAAAGGATGTAAATATCTCCATAAAAAAAGGGGAGTTTGTAGCCGTTGTGGGGCCATCAGGTTCTGGAAAAAGTACACTTCTTCATCTTTTAGGCGGCCTAGATAAGCCTACAGAGGGAAAGGTGTTTGTGGACGGGACAGATATCTATTCCATGAAGGAAGAAAAGTTAGCTATATTTAGGCGCCGGCAAGTTGGGTTTATCTTTCAGTTTTATAACCTAGTGCCGGTGCTTACAGCTGAAGAAAATATAACCCTTCCACTTATGTTAGATGGAAAAAAGGTGGATAAAGCCTACCTCAAAGAAGTAGTGGGCCTGTTAGGGTTAAACGATAGAACAAATCATTTTCCTTCACAGCTGTCCGGGGGCCAGCAGCAGCGAACTTCTATAGGCAGAGCGCTAATATACAAGCCATCTGTGGTGTTAGCCGATGAACCTACCGGCAATTTAGATAGTCAATCAAGTAAGGAGGTTATAGATCTTCTTAGACTATCTGTTGCTAGATACCAGCAAACCTTAATTATGATAACACATGAACTCTCTATCGCGGAGCAGGCAGACAGAGTAATTCGGATAGATGATGGTAGGGTGGTTAAAGACGAGGTGATTAGATAA
- a CDS encoding FtsW/RodA/SpoVE family cell cycle protein has protein sequence MNKFISQYLSKVCGEIKYKGVTDDISEEIESHICEIADNYIETGMDEDEAIQKAITQMGDPIKIGKELNKTHRPKTEWSIIGLVGALVLIGGLTLITILSTESIQNQGHIPLNHSQILRTYLTYLPMGIGVCIGCYFLDYTKIEKYSLHIFGAAIGVWMSNSVINNPSGIIVLTMTLFIISFAGLAKRWGSGNIKDMLKLVGLAMLAIVLIFNTHPLSFGFVLLFGAGLLTVLTLAIMSKDFAGNKSRFIFSIYGGALLAKTFLLAGHLTSYRMSRFLAIIRPESYQNSSGWIISISRDAVSNAELIGRSDSLYYWQDGANKLILPDVHTDYIFTYIISTFGLLIGLVTLGIMVCVLTRMFMATRSIRHSYGRYLASAIVVLFTIQGLGNILMSVGLLPHLGFSLPLISYGGTSFVINMALIGVLLGIYRRKDLVMAGKKAC, from the coding sequence TTGAATAAATTCATTTCTCAATATTTAAGCAAAGTATGTGGGGAAATAAAATATAAAGGGGTAACTGATGATATTTCCGAAGAAATTGAAAGCCACATATGTGAAATAGCTGATAACTATATAGAGACGGGAATGGACGAAGATGAGGCCATTCAAAAAGCTATAACTCAGATGGGTGATCCTATCAAAATAGGTAAAGAGCTGAATAAAACACATAGGCCAAAGACTGAGTGGTCAATTATCGGGTTGGTTGGGGCGTTGGTGTTAATTGGAGGGTTAACACTAATTACTATTTTAAGCACTGAGTCAATACAAAACCAAGGTCACATTCCACTTAATCATAGTCAAATTCTGCGAACCTATTTGACTTATTTGCCAATGGGTATAGGGGTATGTATAGGGTGCTATTTCCTTGACTATACGAAAATAGAAAAGTATTCTTTGCATATTTTTGGTGCTGCAATTGGCGTTTGGATGAGTAATAGTGTAATAAATAATCCTTCAGGAATAATTGTTCTCACCATGACTCTTTTTATTATTTCTTTTGCAGGGCTTGCAAAGAGATGGGGGAGCGGAAATATAAAAGATATGTTAAAGCTTGTTGGTTTAGCAATGTTAGCTATCGTGCTTATTTTTAATACACACCCACTATCCTTTGGGTTTGTTTTGCTCTTTGGTGCTGGACTCTTAACTGTACTTACATTAGCAATAATGAGCAAGGATTTTGCTGGAAATAAAAGTAGGTTTATCTTCTCGATATATGGAGGCGCACTACTAGCGAAAACCTTTCTGCTAGCAGGACATCTAACGTCTTATAGGATGTCAAGGTTTTTAGCCATCATCCGTCCTGAATCATATCAGAATTCAAGTGGTTGGATTATCTCCATTTCTAGAGATGCAGTATCTAATGCTGAACTTATCGGAAGGAGCGATAGCTTATACTATTGGCAAGACGGTGCGAATAAGCTTATACTACCCGATGTTCATACGGATTACATTTTTACATACATTATATCCACTTTTGGCCTCCTAATAGGGCTGGTTACATTAGGGATAATGGTGTGTGTGCTAACAAGGATGTTTATGGCAACGCGATCAATTCGCCACTCTTACGGAAGATATTTAGCCTCGGCAATTGTCGTTTTATTTACAATACAAGGTCTTGGCAATATTTTAATGAGCGTTGGTTTGTTGCCACATTTAGGATTTTCCTTACCTCTGATTTCCTATGGGGGAACCAGTTTTGTTATAAACATGGCTCTAATAGGTGTGTTATTGGGTATATATCGTAGAAAAGATTTAGTTATGGCAGGCAAGAAAGCCTGCTAA
- the murC gene encoding UDP-N-acetylmuramate--L-alanine ligase, with the protein MFERGQQKIHLIGIGGYGMSAIASILIDKGYEVTGSDLNKSKLVESLLEKGAKVFIGHKAEQVEQADVVIYSTAIPDNNPELARSKELDIPLYHRSEVLAMILNSGHGVAVAGAHGKTSTTSMIAFLLEKGDKDPTALIGGELGEFKGNARLGESGIVVAEACESDHSFLRYRPQIAVITNIEADHLEHYDGDFGKLLSTYKDFLSNLAPDGKAVVFGDDEYIQEVTLGTEKKLITYGLAEENDYYPQNIEYKDKGSFFDLYHRGRKLGKIELSVPGMHNILNAISSAVVALELGVNFSIISKVFKGFGGAKRRFQIIHRDRNFFIVDDYAHHPTEIKATLQAAKEINHRRLIAIFQPQRYSRTYYFYDDFAASFENADEVIIADIYTAGEEPIEGVSSEGLVDKIKGLGSNAKYIGSNEDITEELQAKVKPGDLVITMGAGDIWKVSHEIGSMLKEKKVV; encoded by the coding sequence ATGTTTGAACGAGGACAACAAAAAATACATCTTATAGGGATAGGAGGCTATGGCATGAGTGCCATAGCTAGCATACTTATTGATAAAGGATATGAGGTTACAGGATCTGATTTAAATAAATCTAAGCTGGTAGAAAGTCTGCTTGAAAAAGGAGCAAAGGTTTTTATCGGCCACAAGGCAGAGCAAGTAGAGCAGGCTGACGTGGTTATTTATTCTACCGCAATCCCAGATAACAACCCAGAGCTGGCTAGGTCTAAAGAGTTAGATATACCTCTTTATCATCGATCGGAAGTTTTAGCGATGATTTTAAACAGTGGTCATGGGGTTGCGGTAGCTGGTGCCCATGGCAAAACTAGCACAACCTCTATGATTGCATTTTTATTAGAAAAGGGGGATAAAGACCCTACAGCTTTAATAGGCGGCGAACTGGGCGAATTTAAAGGTAATGCACGCTTAGGCGAAAGCGGGATCGTTGTAGCAGAGGCCTGCGAAAGTGATCATTCCTTTTTAAGATATAGGCCACAAATAGCAGTTATAACAAATATCGAAGCTGACCACTTAGAACACTATGATGGCGACTTTGGCAAGCTTTTAAGTACCTACAAAGACTTTTTAAGTAACCTAGCCCCTGATGGAAAAGCTGTCGTTTTTGGCGATGATGAGTACATCCAGGAAGTCACATTAGGTACGGAGAAGAAGTTGATAACCTATGGGTTAGCGGAAGAAAATGACTATTATCCACAAAATATTGAATATAAGGATAAAGGTTCGTTCTTTGACCTTTATCATAGAGGTAGAAAACTAGGTAAGATTGAACTTAGTGTACCTGGTATGCATAACATTTTGAACGCCATATCCTCAGCTGTTGTGGCTTTAGAGCTTGGGGTGAACTTTTCTATAATAAGTAAAGTGTTTAAAGGTTTTGGTGGAGCTAAGCGAAGATTTCAAATTATCCACAGGGATAGAAACTTCTTTATTGTAGATGACTATGCGCACCATCCTACAGAAATCAAAGCTACCTTGCAGGCAGCGAAGGAAATAAACCACCGAAGATTGATTGCCATATTCCAACCACAGCGTTACTCTAGAACTTACTACTTCTATGATGATTTTGCAGCATCTTTTGAAAACGCTGACGAAGTAATTATTGCTGATATATATACAGCTGGAGAGGAGCCGATAGAAGGTGTCTCTTCTGAAGGCCTTGTTGATAAAATTAAAGGATTAGGAAGCAATGCTAAATATATAGGTTCAAACGAAGACATTACAGAAGAGCTTCAGGCCAAAGTTAAGCCAGGGGACTTAGTAATAACTATGGGGGCCGGCGATATTTGGAAGGTATCCCATGAAATTGGAAGCATGCTAAAAGAAAAAAAGGTAGTTTAG
- a CDS encoding PadR family transcriptional regulator — MKIDKDLMKGSTKMLILNLLSTGDMYGYQMVKELEEKSDQTFTLKEGTMYPILHALESEGMVQSYWDVGESGRKRKYYNITDKGEKLLQEKKKEWEVYSRTVNKVIGGVCFE; from the coding sequence ATGAAAATTGATAAGGATCTTATGAAGGGCAGCACAAAGATGCTGATACTTAATCTATTGAGCACTGGCGATATGTATGGTTATCAGATGGTTAAAGAGCTTGAAGAAAAGTCTGACCAAACCTTTACATTAAAGGAGGGAACGATGTATCCTATTTTACACGCCTTAGAAAGCGAAGGGATGGTTCAGTCATATTGGGATGTAGGAGAGTCCGGCCGAAAGCGAAAGTATTATAACATTACAGATAAAGGTGAGAAGCTTTTACAGGAGAAGAAAAAAGAGTGGGAAGTTTATAGCCGTACTGTTAATAAGGTGATAGGGGGTGTTTGTTTTGAATAA